The following are encoded together in the Clostridium sp. BJN0013 genome:
- a CDS encoding tryptophan transporter produces the protein MNLKRMIINSILLAIGAILHQIVPPIVLGMKPDISLAMLFVILIFNKEYKTCLAAGIVAGILAAATTTLPGGQFANVIDKIITINVMFLLFKPFRDKLNNQINIIIVTALGTIISGSVFLTVVLLTVGLSAGFSVMFFSVVLPAAVINTIVGSILFNIINLALKRGAIKQV, from the coding sequence ATGAATTTAAAAAGGATGATTATAAATTCTATATTACTTGCTATAGGGGCTATATTACATCAGATTGTGCCACCTATTGTACTAGGAATGAAACCAGATATTTCATTGGCAATGCTTTTTGTAATACTTATATTTAATAAAGAATATAAAACTTGCCTTGCCGCGGGTATTGTAGCTGGCATTTTAGCTGCAGCAACAACAACTCTTCCAGGTGGACAATTTGCCAATGTAATAGATAAAATTATAACTATAAATGTAATGTTTCTGCTTTTTAAACCATTTAGAGATAAATTGAACAATCAAATAAATATTATAATAGTTACTGCCCTTGGAACTATAATTAGCGGCTCTGTATTTTTAACGGTAGTTCTACTTACAGTAGGACTTAGCGCTGGCTTTAGTGTAATGTTTTTCTCGGTGGTTTTACCAGCAGCAGTTATAAATACTATAGTAGGTTCAATTTTATTTAACATTATAAATTTAGCTTTAAAAAGAGGAGCTATTAAACAGGTATAA
- a CDS encoding CBS domain-containing protein — MNIAFFLTPKEDVVCETPNSSMRQALERMEKYRYTAIPLIDNKGKYVGTLTEGDLLWKLKNTPEFNFKNTSKILLKEIPRHMNNKPVRINSNMEDLVSLAVNQNFVPVIDDNDVFIGIIKRSDIINYCYRELFNKNCNFIGNVR, encoded by the coding sequence ATGAATATAGCATTTTTTCTCACACCTAAAGAGGATGTAGTTTGTGAAACTCCTAATTCATCCATGAGACAAGCACTTGAGAGGATGGAGAAGTACAGATATACAGCTATTCCGCTTATTGATAATAAAGGTAAGTATGTGGGGACTCTCACAGAAGGAGATTTATTGTGGAAGCTAAAAAATACTCCAGAGTTTAATTTTAAAAATACAAGTAAGATATTGTTAAAAGAAATACCGAGGCATATGAATAACAAACCTGTCAGAATTAATTCCAACATGGAGGACTTGGTATCTTTAGCTGTGAATCAAAATTTTGTACCAGTGATAGATGACAATGATGTTTTCATAGGAATTATCAAACGAAGTGATATAATAAATTATTGTTACAGGGAGTTGTTTAATAAAAATTGTAATTTTATTGGAAATGTAAGATAA
- a CDS encoding HNH endonuclease, with translation MLKCQTCGKPADKHHIVYRSQGGLDFPLNFKYLCSEHHRGKNGPHKNKKIDLEYKLEMQKQLQKLLCKKFYRLDELTTLLQINKRMLKKLLKDYKLYKEGYKSIDVIYRLMGNKTYAEYMMEEYYDFTANF, from the coding sequence TTGCTAAAATGCCAAACATGTGGGAAACCGGCAGACAAACATCATATAGTTTATAGAAGTCAGGGAGGGTTAGATTTTCCTTTGAATTTTAAATATCTTTGTTCAGAACACCATAGAGGGAAAAACGGACCTCATAAAAATAAAAAAATAGATTTGGAATATAAGCTAGAAATGCAAAAGCAGCTTCAAAAATTACTTTGTAAGAAGTTTTACAGGCTGGATGAGTTAACTACCCTTCTCCAAATTAATAAAAGAATGTTAAAAAAGCTTTTAAAGGATTATAAGCTGTATAAAGAAGGATATAAAAGTATTGATGTTATATATAGGCTTATGGGTAATAAGACATACGCAGAATATATGATGGAAGAATATTATGATTTTACAGCTAATTTTTAA
- the cls gene encoding cardiolipin synthase: MRNIFYFVIIINALLSVTVIILERKNPEKTIAWLSVFIVLPVLGLIIYIFLGRNWKKHKLHEETNINIEELIYEAIKDIKDNTYTPLIELLSKNSESPLFTNNSIKIFKNGIEKFKYLKEELLKAQHHIHIEYFIIKNDNIGNEIKDILIEKSLGGVSIRLILDRVGCIRLGRKYIKDLKDAGVDVVQYSYFLAPILRHINTQINYRNHRKTVVIDGKIGFVGGINIGDEYLGHSKYGYWRDTHIMVEGDFVFGLQAVFIDDFATIKSANKDYFFYDGNFEEFFPQLSNNTTGNKLMQLVKSGPDSQFPAIEQAVLKMISMAKDHIYITTPYFVPTESILNALKISSLSGVDVRIIFPGRFDHILVYYASRTYLEEVLKNGVKVYFYDKNCFIHSKTTSIDGKVCTIGTANMDIRSYELNYEINAMIYDEETTEELENLFFEDIRNSKRITQEYFDNLSPFVKFFEAFCRIFSSLL, encoded by the coding sequence ATGAGAAATATCTTCTATTTTGTAATTATAATAAATGCCCTATTGTCTGTAACAGTTATAATTTTAGAGAGAAAAAATCCTGAAAAAACAATTGCATGGTTGTCGGTTTTTATAGTACTGCCAGTTTTGGGATTAATAATTTATATATTTTTAGGTCGTAATTGGAAAAAACATAAACTCCATGAAGAAACAAATATAAATATAGAAGAATTAATATATGAAGCCATAAAAGACATAAAGGACAACACCTACACTCCTTTAATTGAACTTCTTTCTAAAAATAGCGAATCTCCTTTATTTACAAATAATTCTATAAAAATATTCAAAAATGGAATAGAAAAATTCAAATACCTGAAAGAAGAACTTTTAAAGGCACAGCATCATATTCATATAGAATACTTTATAATTAAAAATGATAATATAGGAAATGAAATAAAAGATATTTTAATAGAAAAGTCTTTAGGTGGTGTAAGTATAAGACTTATTTTGGACAGAGTAGGTTGTATAAGATTAGGTAGAAAATATATAAAGGATTTAAAAGACGCAGGGGTAGACGTAGTTCAATATTCCTACTTTTTAGCTCCAATTTTAAGACATATAAATACCCAAATAAATTATAGAAATCATAGAAAAACAGTAGTAATTGACGGTAAAATAGGATTTGTTGGAGGAATAAACATAGGAGATGAATACCTTGGTCATAGCAAATATGGATACTGGCGTGATACACATATAATGGTAGAAGGTGATTTTGTCTTTGGACTGCAGGCAGTTTTTATAGATGACTTTGCCACTATAAAATCCGCCAATAAAGACTACTTCTTCTATGATGGAAATTTTGAGGAGTTTTTTCCTCAACTATCAAATAATACTACAGGAAATAAATTAATGCAGCTTGTAAAAAGCGGCCCTGATTCTCAATTTCCTGCTATTGAACAGGCAGTTTTAAAAATGATAAGTATGGCAAAAGACCATATTTATATAACAACACCTTATTTTGTACCTACGGAAAGTATATTAAATGCACTTAAAATTTCATCTTTAAGCGGCGTGGATGTGCGTATTATATTTCCTGGCAGATTTGACCACATACTGGTATATTATGCTTCCCGAACTTATTTAGAAGAGGTACTCAAAAATGGAGTAAAAGTTTACTTTTATGATAAAAATTGCTTTATACATTCTAAAACCACCTCCATAGATGGTAAGGTGTGTACCATTGGTACCGCCAACATGGATATAAGAAGCTATGAATTAAATTATGAAATAAATGCAATGATTTATGATGAAGAAACTACAGAAGAACTTGAAAATTTATTTTTTGAGGATATTCGAAACAGCAAAAGAATTACTCAGGAATATTTTGATAATTTATCACCTTTTGTTAAATTCTTTGAAGCTTTTTGCAGGATATTTTCTTCACTACTATAA
- a CDS encoding fructose-1,6-bisphosphatase — protein sequence MIFYDENNLDVIEKDLRYLKLLSKEYSTISSASTEIINLQAILNLPKATEHFISDVHGEYGSFTHMLRNASGVIKRKIDDVFGDSLREEQKAALATLIYYPEKKIEIIKEKEENLEDWYRITLYQLIEVCRDVASKYTRSKVRKAFPKDFSYIIEELLNKQDDRSDKQAYYSGIIKTIIEIDRAPEVIIAMSNVIRRLVVDRLHIIGDIYDRGPGAEIIMDALMKHHSVDIQWGNHDVLWMGAASGCEACVANVLRISLRYANLKTIEDGYGINLLPLATFALEFYQDDPCKRFIPKTLDKEVNENELYLLAKMHKAIAIIQFKLEGQIIKRRPEFKMEDRLLLDKIDVEKWEINVYGNTYKLNDINFPTIDWNDPYKLTAREEEIIDKLTNSFVNSEKLQRHIRFLYSKGSMYLVYNSNLLYHGCIPLNEDGSLKEVKIGKINYSGKELLDRYDRVARDAFFFKHNTYNKKYGMDMMWYMWCGEDSPVFGKIRMTTFERYFISDKASHYEQKNYYYKYRDDEKVCRNILKEFNLSPDSSHIINGHIPVKTKEGESPIKANGRLLVIDGGFCKAYQPETGIAGYTLIYNSYGLLLTSHEPFSAIKNAIEEDKDILSSTIILEHAARRKRVMDTDVGAKIRRQVADLEKLLIAYRKGLIKEDNNESE from the coding sequence ATGATTTTCTATGATGAGAATAATTTAGATGTAATAGAAAAAGATTTGAGATATCTTAAATTATTATCTAAAGAATATTCTACAATATCTAGTGCAAGTACGGAAATTATAAATCTTCAGGCTATATTAAATTTACCTAAGGCTACGGAACATTTCATAAGTGATGTTCATGGGGAATATGGATCTTTTACCCATATGTTAAGAAATGCATCTGGAGTGATAAAAAGAAAAATAGATGATGTATTTGGAGATTCACTTAGAGAAGAACAAAAGGCTGCTTTAGCTACATTAATATATTATCCAGAGAAAAAAATAGAAATTATTAAAGAAAAAGAAGAAAATTTAGAGGATTGGTATAGGATAACTTTGTATCAGTTAATTGAAGTATGTAGAGATGTAGCATCTAAATATACTAGATCTAAAGTGAGAAAAGCTTTTCCAAAGGACTTTTCTTATATAATAGAAGAACTGCTCAATAAACAGGATGATAGATCAGATAAACAAGCCTATTATAGTGGAATAATAAAAACTATAATAGAGATAGATAGGGCACCTGAAGTTATTATAGCTATGTCAAATGTAATACGAAGGTTGGTGGTAGACAGACTTCATATTATTGGAGATATATATGACAGGGGACCAGGTGCGGAAATTATAATGGATGCCCTTATGAAACATCATTCTGTAGATATACAATGGGGAAACCATGATGTGCTCTGGATGGGAGCAGCTTCTGGATGTGAAGCTTGTGTGGCTAATGTACTGAGAATATCATTAAGATATGCTAATTTAAAGACTATTGAAGATGGGTATGGAATAAATTTGTTGCCTCTCGCAACTTTTGCTTTAGAATTTTATCAGGATGATCCTTGTAAAAGATTTATTCCTAAAACCTTAGATAAAGAAGTAAATGAAAATGAACTGTATCTACTGGCAAAAATGCACAAGGCTATAGCTATAATTCAATTTAAATTAGAGGGTCAGATAATAAAAAGACGACCTGAATTTAAAATGGAAGACAGGCTTTTATTAGATAAAATAGATGTGGAAAAGTGGGAAATAAATGTATATGGAAATACTTATAAATTGAATGATATCAATTTTCCTACAATAGATTGGAATGATCCTTACAAACTTACAGCTAGGGAAGAAGAGATTATTGATAAGTTGACTAATTCTTTTGTAAACAGTGAAAAGCTTCAAAGACATATTAGATTTTTATATAGTAAAGGAAGTATGTATTTGGTCTATAATTCCAATCTTTTATATCATGGCTGTATACCATTAAATGAAGATGGAAGTCTTAAAGAAGTTAAAATAGGAAAAATAAATTATAGCGGAAAAGAACTTCTTGATAGATATGATCGTGTGGCTAGAGACGCATTTTTCTTTAAACATAATACCTATAATAAGAAATATGGAATGGATATGATGTGGTATATGTGGTGTGGAGAAGACTCACCTGTATTTGGCAAAATAAGAATGACAACTTTTGAAAGGTATTTTATTAGTGACAAAGCCTCACATTATGAACAAAAAAATTATTATTATAAATATAGAGATGATGAAAAAGTTTGCAGAAATATATTAAAAGAATTCAATCTATCTCCAGATAGTTCCCATATTATAAATGGTCATATTCCTGTAAAGACTAAAGAGGGAGAAAGTCCTATAAAAGCAAATGGAAGGCTGCTTGTAATAGATGGAGGATTTTGTAAGGCATATCAACCTGAAACGGGTATTGCGGGATATACTCTTATATATAATTCCTATGGATTGCTACTTACCTCCCATGAACCTTTTTCTGCTATAAAAAATGCTATAGAGGAGGACAAGGATATATTATCTTCTACAATAATTTTAGAACATGCTGCCAGAAGAAAGAGGGTAATGGATACAGATGTGGGGGCGAAAATCAGAAGACAGGTAGCTGATCTTGAAAAACTTTTAATTGCCTATAGAAAGGGATTAATTAAGGAAGACAATAATGAATCGGAATAA
- a CDS encoding phosphomannomutase/phosphoglucomutase: MENNKIKIAIGMDSRLSGPEFKQCICEELLNLGCYVYDCGLCTTPAMFMTTVTGNYRCHGAIMVTGSHLPYYYNGLKFFTESGGCEKEDIKYILNGALDKWDESAHSRGNIYKIDFIDEYSGILVKKIREGINSKVNYNKPFLGFKIIVDAGNGVGDFFTNKVLEPLGAETEGSQFIVPDGRFPNHVPNPEAKEAMYSIKEAVVKNKADLGIIFDADVDRAAIVDGRGREINRNALIALISAIVLEEHPNTTIVTDSVTSNGLSEFIEELGGKHHRFKRGYRNVINEGIRLNNQNEECYLAMETSGHAAFKENYFLDDGAYLIAKVLIKMARLNLEGKSIENLIQNMKTPVESLEFRFNILNGNFKEYGNKILEELKLYIKKVEGWSIASRNYVRVNCCESRGAGWFLLRLSLHEPVLCLNIECDLSGSSNIVIDKLKSFLIDYKELDITGLRPIEIK, translated from the coding sequence TTGGAAAACAACAAAATAAAAATTGCCATAGGCATGGATTCTAGGTTATCAGGGCCTGAATTCAAGCAATGTATTTGTGAGGAACTTTTAAATTTAGGATGTTATGTATACGATTGTGGGCTTTGCACAACTCCAGCTATGTTTATGACTACAGTGACCGGGAATTACAGGTGTCATGGAGCTATTATGGTAACAGGTAGTCACTTGCCTTATTACTATAATGGATTAAAGTTTTTTACTGAAAGTGGGGGATGTGAAAAAGAAGATATAAAATATATATTAAATGGAGCTTTGGATAAATGGGATGAAAGCGCACATAGTAGAGGAAATATTTATAAGATAGATTTTATTGATGAATACTCTGGTATATTGGTTAAAAAAATTAGAGAAGGTATAAATTCCAAGGTAAATTACAATAAACCGTTTTTAGGGTTTAAGATTATTGTAGATGCAGGAAATGGAGTGGGAGATTTCTTTACAAATAAGGTTTTAGAACCTTTAGGAGCAGAAACTGAGGGAAGTCAGTTTATTGTTCCTGATGGCAGATTTCCAAATCATGTTCCAAATCCTGAAGCTAAAGAAGCTATGTATTCTATTAAAGAGGCGGTTGTTAAAAATAAAGCTGATCTTGGCATAATATTTGATGCGGATGTAGATAGGGCAGCTATTGTAGATGGCAGAGGAAGAGAAATAAATAGAAATGCACTGATAGCCTTAATTTCTGCAATAGTTTTAGAAGAACATCCAAATACTACTATAGTAACGGATTCAGTAACTTCTAATGGATTAAGTGAATTTATTGAAGAATTGGGAGGAAAACATCATAGATTTAAAAGAGGATATAGAAATGTAATAAATGAAGGAATAAGATTAAATAATCAAAATGAAGAATGTTATTTGGCAATGGAAACTTCGGGACATGCAGCCTTTAAAGAAAATTATTTCTTAGATGATGGAGCTTATTTAATAGCTAAGGTGTTAATAAAAATGGCTAGGCTGAATTTAGAAGGCAAAAGTATAGAAAATCTAATACAAAATATGAAAACACCTGTTGAAAGTTTGGAATTTAGATTCAATATTTTAAATGGAAACTTTAAAGAGTATGGGAATAAAATATTGGAAGAATTAAAATTATATATAAAAAAAGTTGAAGGATGGTCTATAGCATCTCGTAATTATGTCAGGGTAAATTGCTGTGAATCCAGAGGAGCCGGTTGGTTTTTACTTAGGTTATCTCTTCATGAACCTGTGCTGTGTTTAAATATCGAATGTGATTTATCAGGTTCTTCAAATATAGTTATAGATAAGTTAAAATCTTTTTTAATAGATTATAAAGAGCTTGATATTACAGGTTTAAGACCCATTGAAATCAAGTAG
- a CDS encoding heavy-metal-associated domain-containing protein yields the protein MLFKGKIKKVIHVEGMTCQHCVSHVKSALESIKGVSNVNVNLDSNTAVIKSSTEISDSNIEEVIKEAGYEVKGIEKA from the coding sequence ATGTTATTCAAAGGAAAAATAAAAAAAGTAATACATGTAGAGGGAATGACTTGCCAGCATTGTGTTAGCCATGTTAAGTCAGCTTTGGAGTCTATAAAGGGAGTTTCAAATGTTAATGTGAATTTAGATAGTAACACTGCTGTAATAAAATCTTCTACTGAAATTTCTGATTCCAATATAGAAGAAGTTATTAAAGAAGCAGGGTATGAAGTGAAAGGCATAGAAAAAGCCTAA